TGCACTACTGCGGGGACTTCCGCACCACTTACCGGAAGGACATGGAGATCTTCCAGACCCCGTTCATCAAGGTCTGTCTGGCGGTGTTCCTCGGCTTTCTCCTCGTCCTGCCGGTCCTCAAGCTGAAAGGGGAGTATCTCCTGAAGGGGGAATACCTCTGGATCCTCCTCCAGATCCTCATCGCGTCGATCGGCGCGGTCGGCATCAACATCCTGACCGGATACACCGGGCAGATCTCCCTCGGGCAGGGAGCCTTCCTCGGGGTGGGCGCGTACACCTCGGCATACGTGACGGCGAAGATGGGCCTTTCCTTCTGGGTGGGGATTCCCGCGGCGGGTCTGGTCACCGCGCTGGCCGGAATGGTCTTCGGCATCCCGTCGCTGCGGCTGAAAGGACTTTACCTCGCGATCGCGACGCTGGCATCTCAGTTCATCCTCGAGTGGATCTTCGTCCGCTGGGAGTCGGTCACAGGGGGGAGCCACGGGATCACGATCCCCCGCCCCTCGATCGCGGGGCACACGTTCTCCACGGACCGGTCCTATTACTACATCGTGCTCGCCGTGGCGATC
This genomic interval from Candidatus Deferrimicrobiaceae bacterium contains the following:
- a CDS encoding branched-chain amino acid ABC transporter permease; this encodes MHYCGDFRTTYRKDMEIFQTPFIKVCLAVFLGFLLVLPVLKLKGEYLLKGEYLWILLQILIASIGAVGINILTGYTGQISLGQGAFLGVGAYTSAYVTAKMGLSFWVGIPAAGLVTALAGMVFGIPSLRLKGLYLAIATLASQFILEWIFVRWESVTGGSHGITIPRPSIAGHTFSTDRSYYYIVLAVAIVMILFAANLMRTRTGRAFMAVRDHYISAEIMGINLFKYRLLSFGISSFYAGVAGALFGHSLKYVTSEQFNIEVSIVYLAMIIIGGLGSIIGSIFGAVFMILLPKLLSVGTEMVSADFPSIARLAISFEHGIFGLIIILFLIFEPDGLAHRWKMVKA